A single window of Pyxicephalus adspersus chromosome 10, UCB_Pads_2.0, whole genome shotgun sequence DNA harbors:
- the PRXL2A gene encoding peroxiredoxin-like 2A, producing the protein MWIVPESEIFTMGLWSISIGALGAAVAGILLANTEYFLAKTEKASAEYLGDADLKTIADESRTFKAKELWEKNGAVIMAVRRPGCFLCREEAAGLSSLKPELDQLGIPLYAVVKEKIGTEVEDFQPYFKGEIFLDDKKRFYGPEKRKMMFLGMIRLGVWQNFRRAWKAGFEGNLEGEGFILGGVFVIGSGNQGILLEHREKEFGDKANLTAVLEAAKKIKHSESH; encoded by the exons ATGTGGATTGTTCCGGAGTCTGAAATCTTTACCATGGGATTGTGGTCCATCAGTATCGGAGCCCTTGGAGCTGCAGTAGCTGGAATATTATTGGCCAACACAGAGTATTTCCTTGCAAAAACTGAGAAAGCCTCTGCGGAATATCTAGGAGATGCTGACCTAAAGACTATTGCAGATG AATCAAGGACTTTCAAAGCTAAAGAACTATGGGAGAAAAATGGAGCTGTGATAATGGCTGTACGAAGACCTGGATGTTTCTTGTGCAGAGAG GAAGCTGCAGGGTTGTCATCACTTAAGCCAGAGCTTGATCAACTTGGTATCCCGCTATATGCTGTGGTGAAAGAAAAGATTGGAACTGAAGTTGAAGATTTTCAGCCTTACTTTAAAGGGGAGATTTTTCTTGATGACAag AAACGATTCTATGGACCTGAGAAGAGAAAGATGATGTTCCTGGGTATGATCCGATTGGGAGTTTGGCAGAATTTCCGCAGAGCCTGGAAAGCTGGATTTGAAGGGAACCTGGAAGGGGAAGGCTTCATCCTTGGAGGTGTATTTGTTATTGGCTCTGGAAATCAG GGAATCCTTCTGGAGCATCGTGAAAAGGAATTTGGAGATAAGGCGAACTTGACAGCTGTACTTGAAGCCGCTAAGAAGATCAAGCATTCTGAATCCCATTAA